A single Bifidobacterium asteroides DNA region contains:
- a CDS encoding GNAT family N-acetyltransferase, with product MSMSGRGNDRPQTQAERPDDVASRQLPDRIEIPYIRGEMLHLRPAVIADLTAMDQLEAFYNSTGITGKGPNAERAVVNAWVRRSVAWSKGLAARDSGVGDPESRRTLAWAMVTDADTDQDGSPDADATKGVIGMIFLIDVDGWSRSARIQVVLGRHFRGRGYSRDAMPRIMTYGYAAAPTGLGLHRIWVAVPEKNTRSISVYQSLGFMISGTSRDALWDAENGKYQDQIVMDALVDEYDPIRSLNAFGMHVIRENPGVAEALVAHGYAADEDGGISEAKFKESTSASQDSRTSSEQISLAPKSGLHSGKSADGHAGPDGRNDEKAGPGQTDAEDAGEESGSKESVAGQSGEEHTASDWAYGSSEAKRSKRAWWRTLGHGRDRANGGSR from the coding sequence ATGTCTATGAGCGGCAGGGGCAATGACCGACCGCAAACGCAAGCTGAGAGACCTGACGATGTGGCGAGCCGACAGCTGCCCGACCGAATCGAGATCCCCTATATCCGGGGCGAGATGTTGCACCTGCGTCCGGCGGTCATCGCCGATCTGACGGCAATGGATCAGCTGGAGGCCTTCTACAATTCCACTGGCATCACCGGTAAGGGACCGAACGCCGAGCGAGCCGTCGTCAACGCCTGGGTGCGTAGGTCGGTGGCCTGGTCCAAGGGTCTGGCTGCCCGTGATTCCGGTGTGGGCGACCCCGAGTCCCGCCGCACCTTGGCCTGGGCCATGGTCACTGACGCGGACACCGACCAGGATGGCTCGCCCGATGCCGATGCCACCAAGGGAGTCATCGGCATGATCTTCCTGATCGACGTGGACGGCTGGTCGCGCTCAGCCAGGATCCAGGTGGTCCTGGGCAGGCACTTCCGCGGGCGCGGCTACTCCCGGGATGCCATGCCCAGAATCATGACCTACGGGTACGCTGCCGCTCCTACGGGTCTGGGCCTGCACCGGATCTGGGTGGCTGTGCCAGAGAAAAACACACGCTCCATCTCCGTCTACCAGTCCCTGGGATTCATGATCTCGGGCACCTCCCGTGATGCGCTCTGGGACGCCGAGAACGGCAAGTACCAGGATCAGATCGTCATGGACGCCTTGGTTGACGAGTATGATCCCATTCGTTCTCTGAATGCTTTCGGCATGCATGTCATCCGTGAAAATCCTGGTGTGGCCGAAGCCCTTGTTGCACACGGATACGCAGCGGATGAGGATGGCGGCATAAGCGAAGCCAAGTTTAAAGAGTCCACCTCGGCATCTCAGGATTCGCGGACATCAAGCGAACAGATCAGTCTGGCCCCGAAGAGTGGTTTGCATTCAGGAAAATCTGCTGATGGCCATGCAGGACCTGATGGCAGGAATGATGAGAAGGCGGGTCCTGGTCAGACGGACGCTGAGGATGCGGGGGAGGAGTCCGGTTCCAAAGAGTCTGTTGCCGGGCAGTCTGGCGAGGAGCATACGGCATCGGATTGGGCCTATGGGTCGTCTGAGGCCAAGAGATCCAAACGCGCCTGGTGGCGTACGCTTGGCCATGGCCGTGATCGCGCGAATGGAGGTAGTCGATGA
- the gatA gene encoding Asp-tRNA(Asn)/Glu-tRNA(Gln) amidotransferase subunit GatA has product MSAQEDLVKQSASDMAAQLRSGQVSSRELVQAHLDVIEAAEPSIDAFLQVSADRALEQADAFDQRLAREGTEGLPELAGVPIAIKDMIVTEGIPTTAASRILEGWVPPYDATVIKKLKAAGMPILGKTNLDEFAQGSSTEHSAFKTTHNPWDTERVPGGSGGGSASAVGAFEAPLALGTDTGGSIRQPGSLTGTVGVKPTYGGVSRFGAIAMASSLDQIGPVSRSVLDAALLQEVIGGYDRRDSTSIPKPVPPLAQAARQGQKRDLKGLKVGLVKELGGEGYQPGVEARFNEAVSLLESMGAEVVQVSCPHFPYALAAYYIIMPSEVSSNLARYDGMRYGLRVMPPEGVPQTAANMMAATREAGFGDEVKRRIILGIYALSAGYYDAWYGSAQKVRTLVIRDFEKAFEQADVLVSPTSPTTAFRFGEKMDDPLAMYLNDVATIPANLAGTPAMSIPAGLSDDGLPVGFQFFAPQMRDEVMYRPAAALEAALEEQWGGPISKKLSTPWLDGLAQDSTK; this is encoded by the coding sequence ATGAGCGCACAGGAAGATTTGGTCAAGCAATCCGCCTCCGACATGGCCGCACAGCTGCGGTCTGGGCAGGTCTCCAGCCGTGAACTGGTCCAGGCTCATCTGGATGTGATCGAGGCTGCCGAGCCCAGCATTGATGCATTTCTGCAGGTCAGCGCCGATCGGGCCCTGGAGCAGGCCGATGCCTTTGACCAGCGTCTGGCTCGTGAAGGCACCGAGGGGTTGCCGGAGTTGGCTGGCGTTCCCATTGCCATCAAGGACATGATCGTCACCGAGGGCATCCCCACTACGGCCGCCTCCAGGATCCTTGAGGGGTGGGTGCCGCCTTACGATGCCACCGTCATCAAGAAGCTCAAGGCCGCGGGGATGCCCATTCTGGGCAAGACCAACCTGGATGAGTTCGCCCAGGGTTCCTCCACTGAGCACTCAGCATTCAAGACCACGCACAACCCCTGGGACACCGAGCGGGTCCCGGGCGGTTCAGGCGGCGGCTCTGCCTCGGCTGTCGGCGCTTTCGAGGCTCCGCTGGCCCTGGGCACCGACACCGGTGGATCCATTCGCCAGCCCGGATCCCTGACCGGCACCGTGGGTGTCAAACCCACCTACGGCGGCGTCTCCAGGTTCGGGGCCATCGCCATGGCCTCCTCTCTGGATCAGATTGGCCCGGTTTCCCGGTCAGTGCTGGACGCAGCCCTGCTGCAGGAGGTCATCGGTGGCTATGACCGCCGAGACTCCACCTCCATTCCCAAGCCGGTTCCCCCTCTGGCACAGGCTGCTCGTCAGGGTCAGAAGCGCGATCTGAAGGGCCTCAAGGTGGGTCTGGTCAAGGAGCTGGGCGGCGAGGGCTATCAGCCCGGCGTCGAGGCTCGCTTCAACGAGGCCGTTTCGCTGCTGGAATCCATGGGCGCCGAGGTGGTCCAGGTCTCTTGCCCGCACTTCCCCTACGCGCTGGCCGCCTACTACATCATTATGCCTTCCGAGGTCTCCTCCAACCTGGCCCGTTACGACGGCATGCGCTACGGCCTGCGGGTCATGCCCCCCGAGGGCGTCCCCCAGACGGCTGCCAACATGATGGCTGCCACCCGTGAAGCCGGGTTCGGCGACGAGGTCAAGCGCAGGATCATCCTGGGCATCTACGCCCTGTCTGCTGGCTACTATGACGCTTGGTACGGCTCGGCCCAGAAGGTCCGCACCCTGGTCATCCGCGACTTTGAGAAGGCCTTCGAGCAGGCCGATGTCCTGGTCTCGCCCACGTCGCCGACCACGGCCTTCCGCTTTGGCGAGAAGATGGACGACCCGTTGGCCATGTACCTGAACGACGTGGCCACCATTCCGGCCAATCTGGCTGGCACTCCAGCCATGTCGATTCCCGCCGGGCTCAGCGACGACGGGCTGCCTGTAGGCTTCCAGTTCTTCGCCCCCCAGATGCGCGACGAGGTCATGTACCGGCCTGCCGCCGCTCTTGAGGCGGCCCTGGAGGAGCAGTGGGGCGGACCCATCTCCAAGAAGCTGTCCACCCCCTGGCTGGATGGCCTGGCTCAGGATTCGACCAAGTAG
- the gatC gene encoding Asp-tRNA(Asn)/Glu-tRNA(Gln) amidotransferase subunit GatC, whose translation MPTFTREEIKHLGDLARIALTDQEADRLKGELNVIADSITKVQEVAGDDVPPTANPIPLEAYLRPDEAEEPLTQEAALSGAPVTESGMFVAPRILGEE comes from the coding sequence ATGCCAACTTTTACACGTGAAGAGATCAAGCACTTGGGCGATCTGGCCCGAATCGCCTTGACCGATCAGGAGGCCGACCGCCTCAAGGGCGAGCTCAATGTGATCGCCGATTCCATTACCAAGGTCCAGGAGGTGGCCGGCGATGATGTGCCCCCCACTGCCAATCCCATTCCTCTGGAAGCCTACCTGCGCCCCGATGAGGCTGAAGAGCCGTTGACCCAGGAGGCTGCCCTTTCGGGGGCCCCGGTCACCGAGTCGGGCATGTTTGTGGCCCCGCGCATTCTGGGTGAGGAGTGA
- the gatB gene encoding Asp-tRNA(Asn)/Glu-tRNA(Gln) amidotransferase subunit GatB, which translates to MAEKLMKYADAVAKYDPVFGLEVHVELCTNTKLFCPAHIEFGGEPNTQLTPVSLGLPGSLPVVNKTAIDYAVKLGLALHCKVNEWSQFARKNYFYPDMPRDYQISQYDKPLNGEGYLDVELDDGSIFRVPIERAHVEDDAGKNTHVGGADGRIEGADHSLVDYNRAGVPLVEIVTKPIEGAGARTPEVAGAYVRAIRDIVRALGISHARMEQGNMRADVNVSLHAGPDAPLGTRSETKNVNTFKGIEKTLTYEIRRQAALLESGGEVLQETRHWDESTQTTAGGRVKTDANDYRYFPDPDLVMVHVTKDHIEELKAQMPEMPRERRARLKKEWDFTDRQMQDAVNADAVDLIEDTVKAGATAAGARKWWLGEISREANARGVSLQELPISAQDVAEVEQLIADGKLNDKLAKQTVSGVLAGEGKPAEVVKKHGYQVVSDDGALDAAVDQALKDNPDIVAKLKGGNMKPMGAIIGAVMRATKGQADAKAVSKIVMERIAKS; encoded by the coding sequence ATGGCTGAAAAACTGATGAAGTACGCCGATGCCGTGGCCAAGTACGACCCGGTGTTCGGCCTGGAGGTCCATGTCGAGCTCTGCACCAACACCAAGCTCTTCTGCCCGGCTCATATTGAGTTCGGCGGCGAGCCCAACACCCAGCTGACCCCGGTCTCCCTAGGCCTGCCTGGCAGCCTGCCGGTGGTCAACAAGACCGCCATCGACTATGCGGTCAAGCTGGGCCTGGCTCTGCACTGCAAGGTCAACGAGTGGAGCCAGTTCGCCAGGAAGAACTACTTCTACCCGGACATGCCCCGCGACTATCAGATCTCCCAGTATGACAAGCCCCTGAATGGCGAGGGTTATCTGGACGTGGAGCTGGACGACGGCAGCATTTTCCGTGTGCCCATCGAGCGGGCCCATGTGGAGGACGACGCCGGCAAGAATACCCACGTAGGCGGGGCAGACGGCCGCATCGAAGGCGCCGACCACTCCCTGGTGGACTACAACCGTGCCGGTGTCCCCCTGGTCGAGATCGTGACCAAGCCCATCGAGGGCGCCGGGGCACGTACCCCCGAGGTGGCCGGGGCCTACGTGAGGGCCATCAGAGACATTGTCCGGGCCCTGGGCATCTCCCACGCCCGGATGGAGCAGGGCAACATGCGCGCTGATGTCAACGTTTCCCTGCACGCCGGGCCGGACGCCCCTCTGGGAACCCGGTCGGAGACCAAGAATGTCAACACCTTCAAGGGCATCGAGAAGACGCTGACCTACGAGATCCGCCGTCAGGCCGCCCTGCTGGAGTCCGGCGGGGAGGTGCTGCAGGAGACCCGCCACTGGGATGAGTCCACGCAGACCACTGCCGGCGGCCGGGTCAAGACCGATGCCAACGATTACCGGTACTTCCCCGACCCTGACCTGGTCATGGTTCATGTGACCAAGGATCATATTGAAGAGCTCAAGGCCCAGATGCCTGAGATGCCGCGCGAACGCCGCGCCCGTCTCAAGAAGGAGTGGGACTTCACCGACCGGCAAATGCAGGATGCGGTCAACGCCGATGCCGTGGATCTGATCGAGGATACGGTCAAGGCCGGCGCCACGGCTGCCGGAGCCCGCAAATGGTGGCTGGGCGAGATTTCGCGCGAAGCCAACGCCCGTGGGGTCAGTCTGCAGGAGCTGCCCATCTCGGCTCAGGATGTCGCTGAGGTGGAGCAGCTGATTGCTGACGGCAAGCTCAATGACAAGCTGGCCAAGCAGACCGTCTCCGGCGTGTTGGCAGGCGAGGGCAAGCCGGCCGAGGTCGTCAAGAAGCACGGTTACCAGGTGGTTTCGGATGACGGGGCTTTGGATGCAGCCGTCGATCAGGCCCTCAAGGACAATCCGGACATCGTGGCCAAGCTCAAGGGCGGCAATATGAAGCCCATGGGCGCTATTATCGGAGCGGTCATGCGGGCTACCAAAGGTCAGGCCGATGCCAAGGCAGTCAGCAAGATCGTCATGGAGCGCATCGCTAAGTCCTGA
- a CDS encoding NAD(P)/FAD-dependent oxidoreductase, with amino-acid sequence MERKQSVIVIGGGPAGLTAAWELVKDGGDERYDVTVLEATNAFGGISRTVRHNGNRMDIGGHRFFSKDDRIMDWWKEVLPLQGAPSYDDKKLGRHHDLEPGGPDPEKTDRVMLKRHRVSRIYWNHHFFDYPISLTPNTLKAMGFKLTMQAGFSYLKSVVHKLPEDNLENFYINRFGRKLYSMFFEGYTEKLWGRHPREISADWGAQRVKGLSIMGVLKNAFQKLLPKKRDAHQVETSLIEEFWYPKLGPGQLWETVERRNVEHGVHVITDARVIGLTQSEGHMTGVIYRNADGKEVTLQADQIISSMPIKDLVEAIAHEEPSTDKEMVRVAQGLPYRDFVTVGLLVRHLRIRNTTSIKTLGDPPIVPDCWIYVQDPGYKMGRIQIFNNWSPYMVKNVDGTVWIGLEYFCKEGDDFWSMSDQETTDFAIKELTRMGIINGPADVLDSHRERVVKAYPAYFDTYAQMPELVKWLDSFGNLYCVGRNGQHHYNNQDHSMATSMEAVANIKSGRTDKTNVWNVNTEKSYHEEK; translated from the coding sequence ATGGAGCGCAAGCAGTCCGTGATCGTCATCGGCGGAGGGCCCGCCGGCTTGACAGCGGCATGGGAACTGGTCAAGGACGGCGGTGACGAGCGCTATGACGTCACTGTGCTGGAGGCCACTAACGCCTTTGGCGGCATCTCACGCACGGTTCGGCACAACGGCAACCGCATGGATATCGGCGGCCACCGGTTCTTCTCCAAGGATGACCGGATCATGGACTGGTGGAAGGAGGTCCTGCCCCTGCAGGGCGCGCCCTCCTATGACGATAAAAAACTGGGCCGCCACCACGATCTGGAGCCCGGCGGCCCCGACCCGGAGAAGACGGACCGGGTCATGCTCAAGCGTCATCGCGTCTCCAGGATTTACTGGAACCACCACTTCTTCGACTATCCCATCTCCTTGACGCCCAACACACTCAAGGCCATGGGCTTCAAGCTGACCATGCAGGCCGGGTTCAGCTATCTGAAGTCCGTCGTCCACAAGCTGCCTGAGGACAACCTGGAGAACTTCTATATCAACCGCTTCGGTCGCAAGCTCTATTCCATGTTCTTCGAGGGCTACACCGAAAAGCTTTGGGGCCGCCACCCCCGTGAGATCAGCGCCGACTGGGGCGCCCAGCGGGTCAAGGGGCTCAGCATCATGGGCGTGCTCAAGAACGCCTTCCAAAAGCTGCTGCCCAAGAAGCGCGACGCCCATCAGGTCGAGACAAGCCTGATCGAGGAGTTCTGGTACCCCAAGCTGGGTCCAGGCCAGCTTTGGGAGACCGTGGAGCGTCGCAATGTCGAGCACGGGGTCCACGTGATCACCGATGCGCGTGTGATCGGACTGACCCAGAGCGAAGGCCACATGACCGGAGTGATCTATCGCAACGCTGATGGCAAGGAAGTGACTCTGCAAGCTGACCAGATCATCTCCTCCATGCCCATCAAGGACCTGGTCGAGGCCATCGCCCACGAGGAGCCCTCCACCGACAAGGAAATGGTCAGGGTGGCTCAGGGCCTGCCCTACCGCGACTTCGTGACCGTTGGCCTTTTGGTCCGCCACCTGCGCATCCGCAACACCACCTCCATCAAGACCTTGGGCGATCCGCCCATCGTCCCCGACTGCTGGATCTATGTGCAGGACCCTGGCTACAAAATGGGCCGCATCCAGATCTTCAACAACTGGAGTCCCTACATGGTCAAGAATGTGGACGGCACTGTCTGGATCGGTCTGGAGTACTTCTGCAAGGAGGGCGACGACTTCTGGAGCATGAGCGATCAGGAGACCACTGATTTCGCCATCAAGGAGCTGACCCGGATGGGCATCATCAACGGTCCTGCCGACGTGCTGGACTCGCACCGGGAGCGGGTGGTCAAAGCTTATCCGGCCTACTTCGACACCTATGCCCAGATGCCGGAGCTGGTCAAATGGCTGGATTCCTTCGGCAACCTCTACTGCGTGGGCCGCAACGGTCAGCACCACTACAACAACCAGGATCAC
- a CDS encoding DUF2469 domain-containing protein yields MSAEDLDNYETNAELALYREYRDVIKLFTYVVETERRFYLANKVDFNVRSAGQDVYFDVRLTDAWVWDVYRSSRFVKNVRIVTFKDVNVEEVQKTDIDIPDSLG; encoded by the coding sequence ATGAGTGCTGAGGATCTCGACAACTACGAGACCAACGCCGAACTGGCCTTGTACCGCGAGTACCGGGACGTGATCAAGCTGTTCACCTACGTAGTCGAGACTGAGAGGCGGTTCTACCTGGCCAACAAGGTGGACTTCAACGTCCGATCCGCGGGGCAGGACGTCTACTTCGATGTCCGGCTGACCGATGCCTGGGTCTGGGATGTCTACCGGTCCAGCCGGTTCGTCAAGAACGTCCGGATCGTCACCTTCAAGGATGTCAATGTGGAGGAAGTGCAGAAGACAGACATCGATATCCCTGATTCACTGGGTTAA
- a CDS encoding ABC transporter permease subunit: MSADNGRRARRSRREVPAGTDYATPRHGSDFTRLRRTSGLPFLDSRRPSGQLTLSGAVRGELRKMFSLRSTWVLPLIITLLQPLSTGLMARATRVLAGLDRQIDDFPAHLLSASNDVFWLAVVSGLFPAMIMAGILGVLVLTREFSGDTIESTLTANPRRGMVLMAKGLALALLTWLAAQVGLLFGWILATLLLPGKSGALPACKPGLALIDLLGGPLMLVLFALIGLGLGALSRSKAGGIGLFLGLTVVLPLILCLLRGLIPHAGRLQTLFRLTPASLLGTFLSGLGWAPEAGIGWWPTWWQAGLIMMVWTALCCALGTLVFRRADIV; encoded by the coding sequence ATGAGTGCCGACAACGGTCGCCGAGCCCGTCGGAGCCGGCGAGAGGTACCCGCAGGAACTGATTACGCAACTCCACGGCATGGTTCCGACTTCACTCGGCTGCGTCGAACCTCGGGGCTGCCCTTCCTGGATTCGCGTCGTCCATCCGGTCAGTTGACCCTTTCCGGGGCGGTCCGAGGGGAGCTGCGCAAGATGTTCTCCCTGCGATCGACTTGGGTCCTGCCGTTGATCATCACGTTGCTGCAGCCGTTGAGCACCGGCCTGATGGCTCGTGCGACCAGGGTCTTGGCTGGCCTGGACCGGCAGATCGATGACTTCCCAGCCCATCTTTTGTCTGCTTCCAATGACGTTTTCTGGCTGGCCGTTGTTTCCGGCCTGTTTCCGGCCATGATCATGGCGGGCATTCTGGGGGTTCTGGTCCTTACGCGCGAGTTTTCCGGCGACACCATTGAGAGCACGCTGACGGCCAACCCTCGTCGAGGCATGGTCCTGATGGCCAAGGGTCTTGCCTTGGCATTGCTGACTTGGCTGGCGGCACAGGTGGGCCTGCTGTTTGGCTGGATCCTGGCAACCCTGCTTCTGCCAGGCAAATCCGGCGCCTTGCCCGCCTGCAAGCCTGGGCTTGCGCTGATTGATCTGCTGGGTGGTCCGCTCATGCTGGTCCTCTTTGCCTTGATAGGCCTGGGTCTGGGAGCCTTGAGTCGATCCAAGGCCGGCGGGATCGGCTTGTTCTTGGGGCTGACTGTGGTCCTGCCGCTGATTCTGTGCCTTCTGCGGGGTTTAATCCCTCATGCCGGCCGGCTGCAGACCCTCTTCAGGCTGACCCCCGCCAGTCTGCTGGGCACCTTCCTCTCAGGTCTGGGCTGGGCGCCAGAAGCAGGCATCGGATGGTGGCCGACCTGGTGGCAGGCGGGCCTGATCATGATGGTCTGGACAGCCCTGTGCTGTGCTCTGGGAACCCTGGTCTTCCGGCGCGCAGACATCGTTTGA
- a CDS encoding ATP-binding cassette domain-containing protein — MDLPACRGGGFMIVVDSLTKRYGSHKALNRVSFTARDGRVTGLVGPKGAGKSTTLRIALGLVRPDAGRALFDGQPFVRLSSPMRTAGAVLNPRNAHPACKARDHLLALAAVNGIDHRRVDQVLEMVGLQSVADRPTGSLSLGMSQRLALAAALLGEPHNLVLDDPLDGLDPEGADRVRDICRSLALQGKAVLLSSRKIDEVAQIADDLVIIAKGRILERTTVARFIGEHSRDSIYAVTPQPDRLKAALATAAGISITRLPPDKNCPPDAVRFRIQGAPLASTASILAQEGVVLYEFQQEEVSLEQAYKDVIHGRKDARQSDPEARP, encoded by the coding sequence CGGGGTGGCGGGTTCATGATTGTCGTCGACTCGCTGACCAAGCGCTACGGCTCCCACAAGGCACTGAACCGTGTCTCTTTCACGGCCAGGGACGGTCGGGTGACTGGGCTTGTGGGGCCTAAAGGCGCTGGCAAGTCGACCACCCTGCGCATCGCTCTGGGGCTGGTTCGCCCTGATGCAGGCAGGGCCCTGTTCGATGGCCAGCCCTTCGTCCGGCTTTCATCGCCCATGCGGACAGCGGGAGCGGTACTGAATCCACGCAACGCCCATCCTGCCTGCAAGGCCAGGGATCACCTGCTGGCCTTGGCTGCGGTCAATGGCATTGATCATCGTCGGGTGGACCAAGTGCTTGAGATGGTCGGTCTGCAATCGGTCGCCGACAGGCCGACGGGATCCCTTTCTCTGGGGATGAGTCAGCGGTTGGCCCTGGCCGCTGCCCTGCTGGGTGAGCCGCACAACCTGGTTCTGGATGATCCCCTTGACGGTCTGGATCCGGAGGGAGCCGACCGGGTGAGAGATATCTGCCGCAGCCTCGCCTTACAGGGCAAGGCAGTCCTCCTAAGCTCCCGTAAGATTGACGAGGTGGCTCAAATCGCTGACGATCTGGTCATCATCGCCAAGGGACGGATCTTAGAGAGAACGACCGTGGCCCGATTCATCGGTGAGCACTCCCGTGACTCCATTTATGCGGTGACGCCGCAGCCTGACCGATTAAAGGCCGCCCTGGCCACGGCTGCCGGAATCAGCATCACCCGTCTGCCCCCAGACAAGAACTGTCCTCCGGATGCCGTCCGCTTCCGCATCCAGGGTGCGCCTCTGGCTTCCACAGCCTCGATTCTGGCCCAGGAGGGTGTGGTGCTCTACGAGTTTCAGCAGGAGGAGGTTTCCCTGGAGCAGGCCTACAAGGACGTCATCCACGGCAGAAAGGATGCGCGGCAGAGTGATCCGGAGGCACGGCCATGA